A DNA window from Pseudorasbora parva isolate DD20220531a chromosome 5, ASM2467924v1, whole genome shotgun sequence contains the following coding sequences:
- the LOC137075806 gene encoding uncharacterized protein, which translates to MPYKLWRVKVLCPNPACGQHQLTGGGLHKRARQVLDIDRMYNMVTETLICAKCKASHVSWSQTVLQQLDLGHRSEFRVILTRKYACDMRVIRLLRERGLGNSPTRVIKQLRENHSEEWLQRLARYTTQCVDFLNGPGVLPVKFQEPPEPTVVPSCKWLLTVYSQDILTRLDEIHARITSTYGSILKMDSTKKITKKLAGTARGTGLWLTSVGNEFGQVLISVLTAQEGAGLDIMVDGLVKRYQKAGVDPPAVLYVDCGCCTEVGETKLKTRFRGWPDLLIRLDIWHFMRRIALGCTTDAHQLYPIFMSRLSACIFEWDAADVSELRVAKREQLISQGWPALTDEDVHKHLTRGELALHCRRRTHGEETTILLLERLLTELLSSRGNDSLGVPLLDRERMEHIWNVQKKHVKCIQDPPGVVLYTETGSLTKGGMLLKTYRCARGSTSLESFHLHLNRFIPGTSANSLNFQIYLLEGLHRWNQDREAASLSMEPSALRSYTGELVHCVNTNYEKLFGRKVVPTFCSPARYTGELIGVQYLFQQTGQSLQDMNPDSEQTTELIEELSVEERDEDEGFCDISEDHTITDPEAVLSPSSTLTLGSPTLVTSSDISALGSTSPSLLPDPTHGLTQSHSSAGPSGTAVSPFPSEPEDAGQDDDDDDDDDDDDDGEMNLDDQDKKGVVKAARYQKRLLSGRFRVPKRPTQNPGVESTIRCVLGASGIAAQWPDCCRLVETIFIRLCNAHPSPKRKGKGALSRWSLILQDYRRIRQLVLGNGLVMGGTSIQLVEVNQNTLIQWYNNRQKKQELSVLLQGIQLPQPLHVAQEPLQVAKRLRTEPEQPGEQHQFKLPESTAGQAKQRQTSVGRPPLRPKAPAQSQMLVTPSAPGSSLQMVPNIMIPAAPGFHGVPVFQVPMYQGVQMVQGIPMVQGVQMVQGMPMIQPLLQPTVVRGTSSQPATPETMP; encoded by the exons ATGCCATACAAGCTGTGGAGGGTCAAGGTTCTCTGTCCCAATCCTGCCTGTGGACAGCACCAGCTGACAGGAGGCGGTCTGCACAAAAGGGCACGGCAGGTTCTGGACATCGACAGGATGTACAACATGGTCACAGAAACCCTCAtctgtgccaagtgtaaagccTCGCATGTGTCTTGGAGTCAGACTGTCCTTCAACAGTTGGATCTGGGCCATCGATCTGAGTTTCGGGTCATCCTCACACGGAA GTATGCCTGTGATATGAGGGTCATTCGGCTTCTCCGTGAACGTGGCCTTGGCAACAGTCCCACCCGGGTCATAAAACAACTGCGAGAGAACCACAGCGAGGAGTGGCTCCAGCGGCTGGCCCGGTACACCACGCAATGTGTGGACTTCCTCAATGGACCCGGGGTGTTGCCAGTAAAATTTCAGGAACCCCCAGAGCCTACAGTGGTGCCAAGCTGTAAGTGGCTGCTTACAGTCTACAGCCAAGACATCCTGACAAGGCTGGATGAAATCCATGCAAGGATTACATCCACCTATGGCTCTATCTTGAAGATGGATTCCACTAAAAAG ATCACCAAGAAGCTGGCTGGGACGGCAAGAGGAACGGGACTCTGGCTTACCTCTGTTGGCAACGAGTTTGGTCAGGTGCTCATAAGTGTGCTTACAGCCCAGGAAGGAGCAGGACTGGACATTATGGTGGATGGTCTGGTGAAACGGTACCAGAAGGCTGGTGTGGACCCACCTGCTGTATTGTACGTGGACTGTGGCTGTTGCACTGAGGTGGGCGAGACCAAGCTCAAAACTAGATTCAGAGGTTGGCCAGATCTCCTGATACGCTTGGACATCTGGCATTTTATGCGCAGGATTGCCTTGGGGTGTACAACTGATGCCCATCAACTGTATCCCATCTTCATGTCACGGCTGTCAGCATGCATTTTTGAGTGGGATGCGGCTGATGTTTCTGAGCTTCGCGTGGCAAAGAGAGAGCAGCTGATATCCCAGGGTTGGCCTGCGCTGACAGATGAAGATGTCCACAAGCATCTCACCAGGGGAGAGCTGGCCCTTCATTGCCGGAGGAGGACCCATGGAGAGGAGACTACCATCCTTCTCCTTGAGCGACTGCTTACAGAGCTCCTGAGCAGCAGGGGCAATGACTCCCTGGGTGTTCCTCTCCTGGACAGAGAAAGGATGGAGCACATCTGGAATGTCCAGAAgaagcatgttaaatgcattcAAGATCCCCCTGGTGTTGTGCTCTATACAGAGACGGGGAGCTTAACCAAGGGAGGCATGCTTCTGAAGACATACAGATGTGCAAGGGGCTCTACTTCTCTCGAGTCCTTTCATTTACATCTGAACCGGTTCATCCCAG GAACCAGTGCGAACAGTCTGAACTTTCAGATTTATCTGCTGGAGGGTCTACACCGGTGGAACCAGGACCGGGAGGCTGCTTCCCTGTCAATGGAGCCATCAGCTTTGCGTAGTTACACAGGAGAACTTGTTCACTGTGTAAACACCAACTACGAAAAGCTGTTTGGCAGGAAAGTGGTCCCCACATTTTGTTCCCCTGCACGTTACACCG GTGAGCTCATTGGAGTGCAGTACCTGTTCCAGCAGACTGGCCAGTCACTGCAGGACATGAATCCAGACTCTGAGCAGACCACAGAGCTCATTGAGGAACTCAGTGTGGAGGAGCGAGATGAAGATGAGGGCTTCTGTGACATCAGCGAGGATCACACCATTACTGATCCGGAAGCTGTTCTGTCACCATCCTCCACACTCACACTGGGTTCTCCCACCCTGGTCACCAGCAGTGACATATCTGCACTGGGCTCCACATCCCCTTCACTGCTCCCTGACCCCACACATGGCCTCACACAGTCTCATTCATCAGCTGGACCTTCAGGGACTGCTGTCTCTCCTTTCCCCTCAGAGCCAGAGGATGCTGGTCAGGATGATGACgacgacgatgatgatgatgatgatgatgatggagagATG AACCTGGATGACCAGGACAAGAAAGGGGTGGTGAAAGCAGCTCGTTACCAAAAGAGACTGCTGAGTGGACGCTTCAGAGTCCCAAAGAGGCCCACTCAGAACCCAGGGGTAGAGAGCACCATCAGATGTGTGCTGGGTGCAAGTGGCATAGCTGCTCAGTGGCCTGACTGTTGCCGTCTGGTGGAGACCATCTTCATCAGACTTTGCAATGCTCACCCAAGCCCCAAAAGAAAAGGCAAAGGAGCCCTGTCGAGATGGTCTCTGATCCTGCAAGACTATCGCAGGATAAGGCAGCTTGTACTGGGCAACGGCTTGGTGATGGGAGGGACGTCAATCCAGCTGGTGGAGGTTAACCAGAACACCCTGATTCAGTGGTACAACAACAGACAGAAAAAGCAGGaactgtctgtgctgcttcaggGTATTCAGTTGCCTCAGCCCCTCCATGTTGCTCAGGAGCCTCTCCAGGTTGCTAAACGCTTACGGACTGAGCCAGAACAACCAGGGGAACAGCACCAGTTTAAGCTGCCAGAGAGCACAGCAGGTCAGGCAAAGCAGAGGCAGACTTCTGTTGGGCGACCCCCTCTCAGACCCAAGGCACCAGCGCAGAGCCAGATGTTGGTGACACCATCAGCCCCTGGATCATCACTGCAGATGGTACCAAATATTATGATACCAGCAGCACCAGGGTTCCACGGTGTGCCAGTGTTTCAGGTGCCAATGTACCAGGGAGTCCAAATGGTCCAGGGAATCCCAATGGTCCAAGGTGTTCAAATGGTACAAGGAATGCCAATGATCCAGCCACTGTTACAGCCTACAGTGGTGCGGGGAACCAGCTCACAGCCTGCTACACCAGAAACCATGCCTTAG